The Mastacembelus armatus chromosome 9, fMasArm1.2, whole genome shotgun sequence genome contains a region encoding:
- the lzts3b gene encoding leucine zipper putative tumor suppressor 3: MGSVGSGVAGEQEFAMKSVGTRTTLPRAPPLSRRCPADRSCSAERLPRPPATISDGTASSDERGSVSIGTGTCTGTDRPTETASSTNTECTMTAPCNNNQLECGNGAGRREREERLERERERERNRERERERVERERLERERERERERARERERERIEREKIERERERERERERERERERLENERLEREREREMQAAALDVCGNIVGRGANDKNGVGINQHQHREMAAARTDGENNPASHNPPNHNPPKILPVSGKLEQAMQNNSGLVRPSAFKPVVPKSFHSMQNLVGQAGGAGSEGKTEARSEGFSEGRGRRGRDGGGGESGEVPEALLLDQDSPVRVSRSEGGGNSNEVVQGGMSDSGRNSLTSLPTYTGSGTGCGPPAVLGPLSASTSHINRLGMAGAAAGLDKLEKPGYQNGLSASDSGRSSSGKSSSSYQRLSHLSDAPAPLRPSPSSDDIIQDLEDRLWEKEQEVQHMRRNLDQSEAAIIQVFEEKQRVWERQMDELRQNYASRLQQVTRRAQRSQTALQAQITRLSQDKRRLQEEMAALLAQREELERKCLDYRKEQADILPRLEETKWEVCQKAGEISLLKQQLRESQAEVTQRAGEMVALRGQLKELNAQLREREEAMLGLKDSYSTKSLELEKCEGELRRTLSEVSILREKLGVFEAEVLSLKRALSEVSRGAEVVVSPNLAAAGLLPPWGAVHCPRNPTEPSTNSLTPTSDTLLSLQSDEAKAQRQEAQRQERQQREEAQWRDVQQRQDAHMQQDIQMRQDAQIRPEVQLRQEAQLRQEAHLRHEAQIRQEAQLRQEAQLRQEAHLRHEAQMRQEAQLRHEAQLCQEVQLRQDAHQSQRGQEGHWDEAGELRRQLEQLQAALRLERQQRERQALNFDQERHTWQDEKERVLKYQAQLQLSYVETLQKNQALEKRMSQLGAKPTTTSTTTTTITTITTTSPTSSNSPPPPPALSPLSPQPPPSLPGPIALTLSPPCEDQKGPPSLHQLAPPWAGPSRLERIESTEI, encoded by the exons ATGGGCAGTGTTGGCAGTGGGGTGGCAGGAGAGCAGGAGTTTGCCATGAAGTCTGTGGGCACGAGGACCACCCTGCCCCGagctcctcctctctctcgCCGTTGCCCTGCTGACCGCAGCTGCAGCGCAGAGCGGCTGCCCCGCCCCCCAGCGACTATATCAGACGGGACGGCTTCTAGTGATGAACGAGGGAGTGTTAGTATCGGGACTGGGACCTGTACTGGGACTGACCGGCCCACCGAAACAGCCTCCTCTACCAACACTGAATGTACCATGACAGCCCCGTGCAACAACAACCAGTTGGAGTGTGGCAATGGAGCTggcaggagggagaggga AGAGAGGTTGGAGAGGgagcgggagagagagaggaacaggGAGAGGGAGCGGGAACgagtggagagggagaggcTGGAGCGAGAGAGGGAGCGGGAGAGGGAGAgggccagagagagagaaagagagagaattgaAAGGGAGAAGATAGAAAGGGAGAGGGAGCGAGAAagggaaagggagagggagagggaaagagagaggctGGAGAATGAGAGgttggagagagaaagagagagagaaatgcaggCTGCAGCTTTAGATGTTTGTGGGAACATCGTGGGCCGAGGAGCAAATGACAAAAATGGTGTTGGCATAAACCAACACCAACACAGAGAGATGGCAGCCGCCAGAACAGACGGTGAGAACAATCCAGCCAGCCATAACCCTCCAAACCACAATCCGCCCAAGATCCTTCCAGTGTCGGGAAAACTTGAGCAG GCAATGCAGAACAACTCAGGCCTCGTTCGTCCCTCTGCCTTTAAGCCAGTGGTTCCGAAGAGCTTCCACTCCATGCAGAACCTGGTGGGTCAGGCAGGAGGGGCTGGGAGCGAGGGCAAGACTGAGGCAAGGAGTGAAGGGTTCAGTGAGGGCAGAGGCAGGAGAGGCAGggacggaggaggaggagaatcaGGAGAGGTCCCAGAGGCCCTGCTCCTTGACCAGGACAGCCCGGTAAGGGTCAGCAGAAGTGAGGGTGGGGGAAATAGTAATGAAGTGGTTCAGGGAGGGATGTCTGATTCAGGGCGAAACTCCCTGACCAGCCTGCCCACCTACACAGGCTCGGGGACTGGTTGTGGGCCTCCAGCAGTCCTGGGGCCTCTCAGTGCTTCCACCAGCCACATCAACAGGTTGGGCATGGCTGGGGCAGCTGCAGGCCTGGACAAGTTGGAAAAGCCTGGCTACCAG AATGGCCTCAGTGCCTCAGACAGTGGCCGGTCATCCTCGGGGAAGAGCTCCTCATCCTATCAGAGACTGAGCCACCTGAGTGATGCCCCAGCACCACTGCGGCCCTCCCCCTCTTCTGATGATATCATCCAGGACCTGGAGGACCGCTTGTGGGAGAAAGAGCAAGAG GTGCAGCATATGCGCAGAAACCTGGACCAAAGTGAGGCAGCTATCATTCAGGTGTTTGAGGAGAAGCAGCGTGTCTGGGAGCGACAGATGGATGAGCTGAGACAGAACTATGCTTCGCGCCTGCAGCAG GTCACTCGTCGTGCTCAGCGATCGCAGACTGCCCTGCAGGCCCAGATCACCCGTCTGTCCCAGGACAAGAGGAGGCTCCAGGAGGAGATGGCAGCTCTGTTGGCGCAGAGGGAAGAGCTGGAGAGAAAGTGTCTGGATTACAGGAAGGAGCAGGCTGACATCTTGCCTCGTCTGGAGGAGACCAAGTGGGAG GTGTGTCAGAAAGCAGGAGAGATCTCTctgctgaagcagcagctgagggaGAGTCAGGCTGAAGTGACCCAGCGGGCTGGAGAGATGGTGGCCCTGAGAGGCCAGCTGAAGGAGCTCAATGCCCAACTGAGGGAGCGTGAGGAGGCCATGCTTGGCCTAAAGGACTCCTATAGCACCAAGAGTCTGGAGCTGGAGAAGTGTGAAGGAGAGCTAAGAAGGACTCTGTCGGAG GTATCCATCCTTAGAGAAAAGCTGGGTGTCTTTGAGGCAGAGGTGCTTAGTTTAAAGCGTGCTCTGAGTGAAGTGAGCAGAGGTGCAGAGGTTGTCGTGAGCCCGAACTTAGCTGCTGCAGGGCTGCTGCCACCATGGGGAGCTGTCCACTGCCCACGTAACCCCACTGAGCCTTCAACCAACTCCCTCACCCCCACATCAGACACTCTGCTGAGTCTTCAGAGCGATGAAGCCAAAGCCCAAAGGCAGgaagctcagagacaggagagGCAGCAACGTGAGGAAGCTCAATGGCGTGATGTGCAGCAGCGGCAAGATGCCCACATGCAGCAGGACATCCAAATGCGTCAGGATGCCCAAATTCGACCAGAGGTCCAGCTTCGTCAAGAGGCCCAGCTTCGTCAGGAGGCTCATCTCCGCCACGAAGCTCAAATACGTCAAGAGGCCCAGCTACGCCAAGAAGCACAGCTGCGTCAAGAGGCCCATCTCCGCCATGAAGCCCAAATGCGTCAAGAGGCCCAGCTACGGCATGAGGCCCAACTCTGCCAAGAGGTGCAGCTTCGCCAGGATGCCCACCAGTCACAGAGGGGCCAGGAGGGTCACTGGGATGAAGCAGGGGAGCTGCGCAGACAGCTAGAGCAGCTTCAGGCTGCATTGCGCCTGGAACGACAACAACGGGAACGTCAGGCCCTCAACTTCGACCAGGAGCGACACACTTGGCAGGACGAGAAGGAACGAGTTTTGAAATACCAggcacagctgcagctcagctaTGTGGAAACGCTGCAGAAAAACCAAGCTTTGGAAAAACGTATGAGTCAGTTGGGAGCCAAACCAACTAcaacctccaccaccaccaccaccattacCACTATCACTACAacctcccccacctcctctaattctccacctccaccaccagccCTCTCACCTCTTTCTCCCCAGCCCCCACCCTCTCTCCCTGGCCCTATTGCCCTTACCCTATCCCCACCTTGTGAAGACCAGAAGGGCCCTCCTTCTCTCCACCAGCTTGCCCCTCCCTGGGCAGGACCCTCACGCCTGGAGAGGATAGAGTCCACTGAAATATAG